A single Nitrosospira multiformis ATCC 25196 DNA region contains:
- a CDS encoding BolA family protein, with translation MVTADSIKTHIETSMSCELVHVEGDDGYHFSALIVSPEFRGKNMVQQHQLVYRALGDRMKQEIHALSMKTMTPEQWAESNNQN, from the coding sequence ATGGTTACAGCGGACAGCATAAAAACACATATCGAGACATCCATGTCTTGTGAACTGGTGCATGTGGAAGGGGATGACGGCTACCATTTCAGTGCCCTCATCGTCAGCCCGGAATTCCGGGGGAAAAATATGGTGCAGCAGCACCAGCTGGTTTACCGGGCACTCGGCGACAGGATGAAACAGGAGATTCACGCACTGTCCATGAAAACCATGACGCCGGAGCAGTGGGCGGAAAGCAACAACCAGAACTGA